Within the Gloeobacter kilaueensis JS1 genome, the region CCTGGGCCGGATCGCCGACACCCGCGCCGTAGCAGCCCTCGTCGCCGTTCTCGCCTGCGAGGACTACTACGTGCGGGAGGCCGCTTGCTGGGCATTGGCCCGGATTAAGGACCGGCAGGCGACACAGCCGCTTCTGGCTTTGCTGCGCGAGGGCGGCAACCAGCCCTACGAGGCGCTCATCGAGGCGTTGGGCGACCTGGGCGCTACTGCCGCCGAACCGCTCATTCGGCCTTTTTTGCACAACGCTACCGGGCGGGTGCGCTACGCCGCTGCCCGCTCGCTCTTTCAGCTCACCGCTGAATCGGGTCTGATTGCGATCATCCTCGAAGGACTGGCGAGCGACGACAGTCACATCCGTCGGGGGGCTCTCTTCGATCTGGCCGACACCGGTCATCTGCCGGTCGCTCCCCACATCGTCGGAGCCGATGTGACGACGACCCTCAAGCTGGTAGCACTCAAGCAACTGGTCGATGTCCAGGAGGACGAGCAGGAAGCGATGGCGGTGCTGCCTTTTATCGACTCGCTGCTTTGAAGTGGCAGGGGCGATGATAGGGAGTATGAAAACGTCCATCGAACCGCTGCTCGAACAGTTCGAGCGGCTCTCCAGCCCGGCTGAGTTGCTCTGTGTCGTCCGCGAGATTGCCAAAAGCGGCGATCCGGCTGGTGCCGGGCCACTGATTCGTGCCATCGGCTTCAACGACGCTGCCTTCCACGATGTCGCCGTCGATGGCCTGATTGCGGTGGGCGCACCGGCGGTCGAGCCGTTGCTCGCAAGCCTCGACGGCCTCGACTACGGTGCGCGCTACCGGGCTCTCAAGGCGCTCGTAGCCATAGGCGATCCGCGCGCCCGGCCCGCCTACGAGCACTGGCTCAAGGCAGACATCATTCCTGGTGTGCGCTGCATCTGCGTCAAAGGGCTGTCCCGCTATCCGGACACCGAGCCTTTTTTGTTGCAGGCGCTGCAGGACAGTGTCTGGGTGGTGCGCTACTACGCCATCCAGATGCTCGTCGAGCGCGGACTCACCCCCCAGACCCGCTCAGCCGTCGAGGCTCTGCGCACTGACCCGGAGCGGATCGTAAGGCTCAAACTGATCCAGGTGCTCGGCGCGTCGTCCTAGGGCGTGCTCGAACTGGTCGGGGGCGGTGGGGTAGCCGCCGGGACTGGAGCGGCGACGGTCGGTCTGGCCGGTGGGGCTGGAACGGTTTCTACCGGAGCAGCGGTCGTTCCTGCCAGGCCAGTAGCGGGGACAGTCCGCTCCTGGAGAGGGTTTTCCGGCTGTTCCCCGGTGCGCCGCTGCTTGCGCCGCGACGACCTGGTAGTAGACCCGTCGGTTGCCTTTGGCGGATCCGGTGACACCGTTGCCTGGTCGATCGTGGCAATCTCGCGATCGACGATCGTCGCGGCCTTGCGGGCGGCTTTTGCCGTAACGCCCTCGTCGAGCTTGAGCGTCGGCTCAGGGAGCGGAGCGGCCTGGGCTGCCACCTGGGGAAGCGGCGGTTTCGAGCTGCCCGTCGGCGCTGGCTCGGATTTTGGCTTGATCGAAGTTGGCGGTGCCTGTTTTGCTACCGGAGCCGGCTTCGGTGCCGGAGGCTGGACAGGCGTTTTGACAGCTGCAGCGATAGGCGGGGCACTGCGGGTTTCGGTAGCTGGGGCAGTAGGGCGCGCAGCGGAGATAACCCCCGGAGCAGGGGCGGTGGTCCGGCTCAGGCGCGGCAGCACAAAAACAGCACCGGCGAGGACCGCCGCCATACTGCCGGCGGCGATGGGCAGCCAGGGTTTGGGCCGGGGGCGCTCGACGCTGAGGGGCTTTGGCGCAGGGGCAGCCACCGGCATCTCTGGAGGTGCTGCCGCTGCTACTGCCGGGATGGGCTCTGCCGGCTCGCTGCTTTTGGGTACGATCGTCTGGGGGCGCTCGGGCAGTTCGACCGTCGGCAACTCAGGCTCTTTGACCGCACCGGGAACATACTTGAGCAAGACAAAAGTAATGTTGTCGTGGCCAAGTTCACGCAGGGCCAGTTCGATGAGCTTAGGTGCGGCGCTTGAGAGGTCTTGATCGAGGAAGGGCCGCAGAATGCTCTTCCAGTGGCGCTCGATCAGATCGCCGTCGCACAATCCGTCGCTGCACAACAGCACCAGGCATTCTTCCGGCAGAACAAAGCTCTGGACGACGGGCTGGAGGGTGCCCTGGGGCATCAGGCCAAGTGCCTGGGTGAGAGTGCCACCGGTCGGGATCAAGGCGGCGGCGCTACTTGCGGCGTGGGCGCGGGAGATTTCTTTTTGGGTCAGGTCGTGATCGACGGTGAGCTGCTGGCAGTGCTTGCGGTTAATAAGATAGATGCGGCTATCGCCGACGTGGGCGACGTGCAGCAGGGCTCCGTCCTGGTAGCAGGCGACCACGGTTGTGCCCATCTTGCCGGTACCGGTGCGGCGCTGCTGCTGGTTGACCTCCCAGATCTGCAGGTTGGCTTTTTGGAGCGTCTCGATGAGCTGACTACGGATCTCGCGGGGCGTCAGTCCCTGGCTGGCCAGATTTTTGAGATCTTTTTCGAGGCTTTCGGTGGCCATGCGGCTTGCCACCTCGCCGCCGTCGTGACCACCCATCCCGTCGCAGACGATGGCAAAGCGCCCGCCCGGCTCGTAGGCAAAACAGTCTTCGTTGTTTTTGCGCCGCCGACCAACGTCGGTGGCAGCCGTCACTTCGGCGATGCGCCCCGAGGCAACCAGGATCGCAAGCGACTCGATCGCCTCAAGCAAATCGGAGGCGTTGCCGACCTGACCCGATTCGACAGCGACGATGAGCGAAGCGAGTACCGAGGAGAGGGGCTGCAGTGTGCGCCAGCAACCGACCAGATCGCTTAGAGTGACACTCTGCCCATCTGTGTCGCTTTTTAAATAAAACAGGCGAATCTGCCAGCCCTGCACGCCAATGTTGGTGGGCAAAAGCAGCGACGATGCCACTTTTTGAGCGACGCAGGGTTCCCAGAGCCTGACAATCTGAGCAAGCCAGCCTAGCTGCTGCAGCACGTTCGCCTCGCGCCAGCCCTCGATCAAATTTTGCCAGGGCACTCCGTCATCGACCGGCACGTTGCTCAACAGCAGGCAGGGCTCACCGGGACCATTTAGAAAGGTAAAAACTTCTGGTACAGCCCAGCGCCAATCGTTGAGGCGCTGATAGGGCTGAGCACTCGCCGGCAGATGGCTTGCCGGAGATTCATCGGTGTTGGGGGGCGGCTGGTGGGGAGAAAGATCGCGCACCACCGGCAGCACCCCGGAGCGCACCTGCTGGTAGCGCTCGCCCAGGCGAGCCGCTAGCTTCTCAGGATTACCTAGGGCGAGATAGTACATGGGAACTTCCTGGGTACGGACTCCGCCGATCTGGCTGGCAGCTAGGGAAGGATACTGGCCTGCACTGCATATCCTATCGCCTTAATCGGTGGAGCTTGCAACTTTGAACATTCGGCGCTGGGATATTCTAAATGTGTTGTGAACTACTTCGGCTGTGACCTACGTTATCTCTCAGACACTCAGCACTCTCCCCGACGAGCGGGGCCGCTTTGGGCGCTTCGGTGGTCAGTATGTACCGGAGACGTTGATGAGCGCTCTGGCACATCTGGAAGCTGCTTTTCACCAATATAGGCAAGATCCGGCCTTTCTCAGTGAGCTAGCGGCTCACCTGCGCGATTTTGTTGGTCGGCCTACCCCTCTGTACTACGCAGAGCGGCTGAGCGGACGCTACGGCGGTGCCCAGATCTATCTCAAGCGCGAAGATCTCAACCACACCGGTGCCCACAAGATCAACAACGCCCTGGGCCAGGCGCTGCTTGCCCTGCACATGGGTAAGCGCCGGATCATCGCCGAAACGGGAGCCGGTCAGCACGGCGTCGCCACCGCCACCGTCTGCGCCCGCTTCGGACTCGAATGTATCGTCTACATGGGGGTGCGCGACATCGAGCGCCAGAAGCTCAACGTCCAGCGGATGCAGCTTCTGGGGGCCGAGGTGCGGCCTGTGGCAGCCGGGAGCGGCACCCTCAAAGACGCTACCTCCGAGGCGATCCGCGACTGGGTGACGAACGTCGAGACCAGCCACTACATCCTGGGCTCCGCCGCCGGTCCCCATCCCTATCCGATGCTGGTGCGCGAGTTTCAGGCGGTAATTGGCCGCGAGACGCGTAGACAGTGCCTGGAGCGCTTCAACCGCCTGCCAGATGTGCTCCTTGCCTGCGTCGGCGGTGGCTCCAACGCCATCGGCCTGTTCCATGACTTTGTCGATGAACCCGCCGTCCGCCTCATCGGCATCGAAGCGGCAGGCGAGGGCTTAGCGAGCGGCAAACACGCTGCCACCCTCACCGCTGGCCGCTCCGGCGTTCTGCACGGCGCGATGAGCTACGTGTTGCAGGACGACGACGGCCAGGTGCTCGAAGCTCACTCGATCAGCGCCGGTCTCGACTATCCGGGCGTCGGACCTGAGCACAGCTACCTCAAAGACATTGGCCGCGCCGAGTACTACGCCATCAGCGACGAGCAGGCCCTCGAAGCGCTAAAACTGGTGAGCGCCACCGAAGGCATTATTCCGGCCCTCGAAACCGCCCACGCCTTCGCCTACCTCGAAACCCTCGCCCCCCAGCTTGCAGGTGACTGTCTCATCGTCGTCAACTGCTCAGGACGCGGTGACAAGGACATGGGCACCGTCGCCCGCGCCTTCGGCTGGTGATCTGTGGTCCTCCGAGCGGCAGAAGACAGGCCGTCTAAGCTGGAGGCGGCGAGTGTGGACGGTGAGTGACCAGACAACAGTGGGCGATTGTCGTCGTAGGGGCGCTCCTGCTCTGGGGTGCCTTTCTGGTACTGGTTCCGTTTTTAGATGCGATTCTCTGGGCGGCGATTCTGGCGCTGGTGAGCTGGCCGGTCTATGAGCGGCTGCTGGGTTCTTCTGGCAAGCGCGGTGTCGGCTCGTCGCTTGCGATGACGGCGCTGGTGTCGCTGGCGGTGATCTTGCCGGTGGTGCTCATCGCTGCCAGTCTTGCCCAGGATGCGCTCGTCACTTACCGCTCGATCCAGACTGGGGGCGTGTTCTCCCTGGCATCGTTAAAGGCGGACGACGGTGTTTTTGCCAGAACCCTCGGCCAGATTCCGCTGGTGGGTACATCGCTGCGCCAGTGGCTGGCCCAGATCGATCTCGTTCAATTGCAGGAGGGGCTCAAGGGCGGAGCCGGGCGACTTTTGACTTTTCTGGCGACAGCGGGCCGGACGGTGAGCAGTGCAATTGTCACTCTGGCGCTTGTCATCTTTACGGTTTTCTTCTTTTATCTGAGTGGCCCGGAACTGCTGCGGCAACTGCGAGCCGCCCTCGATCGGTTAGGGGGGCCGCAGCTGGTGGCGCTCCTTGAGCCCCTCGCGACGACGGTACGCTCGGTGGTGCTCGGGCTCATTCTTACAGGTGTCGCCCAGGGAGTGCTCGCAGGCATTGGGCTTTGGGCAACCGGAATTCAGGCGGCCTTGATCCTAGGCGTCCTGGCAGCACTGCTATCGATTCTGCAGATTCCAACGCCGCTGGTCTGGTTTCCGTGCGTCGTCTGGCTTGGGGCAAACGGGCAGATCTGGCAGGGCGTTGCTCTATTTGCCTGGGGGGCTCTGATCGTGGGCACGATCGACAACGTCTTGAAGCCCGTCTTTATCAGCCAGGGCACGGGCATTCCCTTTTTGCTCGTCTTCTTTGGCGTGCTGGGCGGCCTGCTCGCCTTCGGTACGATCGGCATCGTCCTGGGACCGGCGATTCTTTCGCTGCTACTGGTGCTCTGGCGCAGCTGGATTGCACCCACCGAGGCGATCGCAAGCAAAGAAAGCTAGCGGTCGCTCTCGCCCGGCTCCTCGCCCGTTGCCGCAACGAGCGGTTTGCGCAAAAAAGCGGGCAGGGCCGGGCTGTTGCCGCTCCAGGTGGCTCCTGGTACGGTGCGCTCCTGGCGTTCGGAGGCGAGAGTCTGCTCGCTGGCGCGCAATTTTTGTTCGAGTCGCTCCTCGCGCTCCTGGCTAAAGGCGAGCTGATGGTTGAGGCTACTCACCTGATTGCGCAGCGACTGGATTTCGAGTTGTTGCATCTCAAGCAGCAGCAATTGCTTTTTGGCCAGCTCTACCGTGCGCAATGCCTGAGCGAGCTGGGTGCGCAGGTACTGTTCGGCTGCTACCTGGGTGCGCGCCTCGGCCTGCAACTGAGCAATTTCCAGCTCAAGCGCCTCGATTTTAGTAGGCTCTGGCATCACTTCCCGGCACGAGCAGTTGGTTCTATCTTGACTGCTCACGGTAATTTGTGCTCGAAAGTCCCCCTATCCCGGTAGGATCGTTGCCACCGGTCAAAGGAGAACGATGTCCTCTGCCCAGTCTCTGGCAGCAGCTCAGCAAAAGCTCCTGCCCGTCGTGCGCGAGCTGGTGCGGGCCTACCAGGCATTTGTCCGTTACTCGGACCGGCAGGTGCGCACCCTGGGCCTCACTCCGCCCCAGTTCGACGTCATTGCTACCCTCGGCAACACCGGGGGGATGAGCATGTGCAGGCTGGGGGAGAAGACGCTCATCACCAAGGGCACACTCACCGGCATCGTCGATCGCCTCGAATCGAAGGGACTGGTCCACCGCCGGGTGGCGGAGGGCAACCGCCGCAGCTTTGTCGTCGCCCTCACACCCGAGGGGGAAGCCCTCTTCGAGCAAGTCTTTCCAGCCCATATCGCCCATCTCCAGGTGCGCTTCGAGCGGTTGAGCGAGGCGGAGCGGCTGGCCCTGCTCGCCGCCTTCGAGCAGTTTCGCGCCCTCTTTGCCGATCCGTAGCGCTATTTTCCTGGTGGAGTTTCACCCTTTTCGGCCTGCCGTACCGCTTCTTCGAGCGATTGTTCGAGTCGGCTTTTGAGCAGCTGCGGATCGGTCGGCTGCTGCATCTGCTCCGCCTGGGGATCGTGGCGGTTGCGGACAACCGGGATGTCGCGGCGCAACTCTTCTAGCAGGGCAATCGCCTTGGCGGCCTTTTGCTCGGCGAGCAGGCTGATCTGCAGGCTCAGTTGTTCGCGCCGCTCCGCCAGCCTGCCCTGGCGATTCTGGGTAATCAGCACTGCCGTTGCCATCACCAGCGCACCGACGTTGATCGCCGTCGCCATCGCAAAAAAAGGCGGCGGATCGATAGGATGCTGATGAAAGCCGGCAGCGAGAAAGTTATACGCGCTCCATAGCCCGATTATGACCAGGATGCTGTACAAAAAAGCCGGTCTACCCAAAAAAGCGGTCAACTTCTCAGCAAAGCGCTGATGGCGGCTGACTTCCTGCTCGGCTTCCTGGCGCAGGGCCACCAGCGTACTGATGCTCTCGCTGACGTGCTCGGCCAGCTCAGATTCTGAATCCTGGCGGGGTGGGCTGGTGCGCTTGCCGTTCATTTTTCTATTGAAGGGCGCACAGAAGGCAACCAGACCTTCCCAAAGACAGGTTTGGCGTGGACCTCCTGCTGAACAGCGCCGACCAGTTTGGTTATCCTAAGTTGCAGAGGCGAGGCACACTCGACCGTTCTTTCATAAGGGGGAGCGATGCTCTCACAGATCGTTCGACCGATGGTCCACACCCAGATTCGGCTGCTCGCCAGCTCGGAGGCACCGCGCTCGACGTTGATGAACCTGCTGGCCCAGTGGCTGGGATTTATCGGCGTCCGCGCCCAGATCACTCACCTCGAACCGGACACCAGCCGCATCCACATCGCCTTTTGCGTCGAGAAGCCGGAAGCCTGCGATCTCTACGACTGGCAGCACATCCTGGGCAAGTTGCGCTCAGCCCCGACGGAGAGCCCAACTGGCACCGCCCAACTCAGCGCTTTCCAGGAGCGGCAACTGCACCGCCTGCTCGCCCACATGATCCAGGTAGGCAACCCCGACCCGACGCCGCCCTGGGAACACCTCAGGCCCCAACTGGTCTCTTTGGGCTTTGCTGAATCGACCCTCACTGGCATCCGCGCCTGCCTGGCTGAGCCGCAGCCGCTCGATGAGATCCTGGCCCACCTTGAGCCGGATGTGGCGGCGCTGGCCCTCGCCAGGGCGGTCGGCATCGCCATGCTCGATCGCCAGATCAATGCCTCCGAGGACAGCGCCCTCAAGGCGCTGCTGCGCACGATGAGCCGCTCGCACTAATCGAAGTAAAAGAGCGTGACGACCTTGCGCATATCCTCGGCGAACTGGCAGGCTTCAAGCAGCACATTTGAATCGTGAAAGGCAAAGCAGATGAGCTGCTGCGCCTTCTCGATGATTTCGCGGTTGCAGAGGATGCTCGCCTCGCTCAGGGGCAGGTGATTGTTCTCAGGATGTTCGACCAGATGAATGATGTTTTCGAGTTGTTCGCGCGATTCGCGGGGCTGGCTTGCCAGGCTCTGGGGCAAAATGACCGTAAGCGCGTTGGCGTCGGCGCGGACCGCACCACGGATCACCGCCTGGTTGGTACCGGTGGCACCGCTGGTGAGGATGCGGTTGCCGGTAAGCGCCAGGGCGTAGCTCAAGATCTCGATGAGCTGCTGATGACCGAGGGGCACATGGCGCGAACCGAGGATGGCGATCTGCTTGGATGCCGTCTGCTGGATGGTCATCAATTCCTGCATGAACGTATCGAGTGCAGGTGGATTTGTGGCGGCGCGTGTCAACTACCTCTCCCGTCTGGCCCTGGGCCGAAAACAGCGTTCCTAGCTTATCAACTTGCCGGGTTTTTGAGCAGCAGATAATACAATCGGGCTGCAGAATTGATCTGCCCGGCTCTGTACTCGGCCTCAGGACCGGTACCGACAAACAGATCCAACCGGCCCCGGCCCCGGATCGCAGCACCAGTGTCTTGATCGAGGACGAACTGCCTGAGGGGCCCGTCGCGCAGCTCAGCCTGGATAAAAAGCAGCGCCCCCGGCGGAAAGACGCGCTTGTCCATCGCCGCCGAGTGCATCGCCGTCACGGGCCAACCCAGGCTGCCGTAGGGTCCACCGTCGTCGGTCCAGCGAAAAAAGACGTAAGAATCGTTCTTGTAGAGGTACGATTCGAGTTCGTCGGGATGGGCCTTGAAATAATCTTTGACCGCCTGGAGCGTCAGATCCTCGGGGCGGATCTTGCCGTCTTCGACCAAGGCTTTGCCGATGCTGCGGTAGGGCCGGTCGGTCTTGGCGGCAAAGCCGATCGAGCGGGTCGTCCCGTCGGTGAGTTGCAGTCTGGCTGAGCCCTGGACATGGACCAAAAACCGTTCCAGCGGATCGGCGAGCCAGACAATCTCCTGACCGGCGAGCAGATTCTGTTTTTCGATCTCGTAGCGGGTCGGATACGGCTGGATGCCCCGCGCCGTCGCCTGACCGAGGCCGCGCTCGCCACTGGTAACCAGGTCGGCAGGCTTGCGGTAGAGCGGATAGCGAAAGGTGGCAGTCGGTTTGAGGCTCGCCCGATAGATCGGCGCATAGTAGCCCGTGATCAATACTTCGGGGCTGTCGGGCTTGGGATCGACCTGGTAGAGCTGAAAATCCCGGAGGACGCGGGCGCTGAAACTCTGGGCATCCGGGGCGGTCTTGAGAATTTCACGAAAGTGCTTGAGACTGCTTGCTAGCCGCGACCGGCTCACGCCCTCCCTCGGATAGACGGCGGCTGCGGCAGGGCTTTTGAGGTACTTCAAGCTCGTATCGATGCTGCGAATCAAGGTCCAGCGGTCATGCCAGCCTCCCGCTAGATCTACCGCCGTCGCGTCGGTCGGGACCAGGAGCGGTGCTGCCGCCACCGGCAGGCTCGAAGTGAGATAAAGGGCACTAATCGTCGCCCAGATCGTCCGTGCCCCAGCGCGTCGCCTCATCTGCAAATTTCTGCCCAATGCGCTCGGTCTTCCGAAGCAAAGTATACAGCAAAGCCAACTCGTCACTGTCGCTGTGGCGGGTATCGCTCGACGACGCACAGCGCAAGTCGCTGCGGATTGCCACGATTTCGCGAGCCTTGAAAGTCACCAAAACCTACGCCATCGTCACCGTGAGCGTTACCTTTGCCCTGGGACTGGTGGGCATTCCGGTAGGATCAATTCTAGCTATCAGCCATCCTCGCCTTATCGGTCGGCTGCTGGATGTCGGCGACTTCGCTGTCGTAGTCGGGAGCACTCTTGTCTAGATGGACAAGAAACTGTGCCTTGAGATGTCCGCTCTAACAGGGGCAGTCCCCGGTGAGCAGCCGTGCATGCAAAACTTAATATTTTGTGCGTTTTAGTTTTCTGTCAATGCTGCCAAAACCGTGTTACTATCACTTCGCTCAGGGCGAGTTGACTCATGAATGCTCACAACAATTGATCCTGACTTCCTAAAACTGAAACTTATTCAGGATGTAGCTTCCTACTCAAACGAACATTTAAGCTGGGTTTACCTAATCTGGAATAGAGGTCAAAAAAGGTTTTCTAGAGAAATTTTTTAGGAAAACCTTCTCTTAGGTTTCTATTTTCGAATAAGTGGATAATAACATCATGAGGAGAAAATAATGTCAACGGAACTCTATCATCATCCGAAACGCTCGGTTGTTTATAATGCAGAGCGACTTTGTGCCATCCTTTGCCTTGGTTTAGCATTGGTTTTGCCAACGGCAGCATGGTCTCAGGAAAATCGTATACAAATCAGGTCGGGTTTTGAACCGTTTTCAGATAAGGTTCAAGTGCGAGGGGCTGCGTCACCTTCAGATGAGCTAACCCTTGACATCTTCGTTAAGGTAAGGGACTACGATGGCTATGTGAAATACTTTAAGCAAATGGAGCTAGGTAACAGGCTACCTGAAAAGGAAGAACAGAAACTTCTCCAATCTTTTGAACCATCACTTGAAGATTACGACACCCTAATTGGTTGGATAAGAGAGCAGGGTCTGTCTATTGTTTTCATGGATCGAGAAGGAAATCGCAAAATCGTTAGAGCAAAGGGAAGAATAGATGATTTAGAATCAGCATTTAAGGTAAAGTTTGCGGAGGTTCAGGTGGATGGGAAACATTATAATGCAGCTCAAAGTCCACCAACTTTGCCAAGCTCCATAGCAAGAATCGTCATGGTAGTTAATGGTTTTCAACCCTATCGACAGCTCATTCAAAATGTTAGAAATGTAGTAGTAAAAGCAGCGCCACTCAAGGCAAAGTAGCATCTAGACATTTAGGAAGGCTCATCAAATGAAGAAGCATCAGACTATAGCCCTAGGTACGCTGGGTGGCAGAGTAAGCAACGCTACTGCAATTAACGAAAGTGGGAATATTGTAGGGAATGCCGAGAATGAAGAGGGCTGTGCTAGAGCATTTTTGTACAAGCAGGATGGTAATAAGTTAATTAATCTAGGAACATTGGGCGGCCTTCAAAGTTCAGCTAGTGCTATAAATAGTAGGGGATTTGTTGTTGGTAGTGCAGAAATTGAAGACGGAGTTTATCATGCATTTCTCTATGGCTCCAATAGTAGAGAACTAATCGACATCAACGTTTTTGAGCATGCTCGAAGCGACGCTAAAGCAATCAATGAGCAAGGGCATATTGTCATTAACTCATACAGTGCAGATAAGCTTACAGAGACTTTGTTGTTCAATCTCGATACTTGGGAAACTAAGCAAGTCGCTGAGAATATTGATTATCCTTGCTACGGCACTGCTATTAACAACAATGATCAAGTTGTCGGTTACATTCAATCTAATGAAGGTGCTAGAGCGTTCGTATATTCTTCTAAAAGTAGTGTTAAGCCATTAAGTATTGTAGCCAATGACAGTTTTGCCTTCGACATAAATGAACAGGGATTAGTTACTGGTTATGCAAGACAGAAAACAAGTTTCTGTGCTTATATCTATGACATATACACAGATAAAATTATGTACTTGGATGTAGCTGAAAATCAAAATTGTTTCGCACGGAGTATCAACGACAACGGCTTTGTAGTAGGCACTTCACAAAAGCTTCTTGAAGACAATAGGACTTATTATACTTATGGTTTCTTGTATCATGATACCATGGTTGATCTTAATGAAATAGGAATTGTTACAAATTTGGATAATATCGTCGATGCAACTTCGATTAACAACAGCGGCTATATTGTTGGTTCTACAACGTCACAGCAGGCATTTCTCCTGAAACTTGATAGTTAACCAAGTTTGATTTGAAATGTGACTTGATTACAAGAAGAGAGGTAGATGTAAAATGTTCATAAGAGTAACGAACAACTTGAGTGTTTTGTTCGCATCAACAGTGTGCTCGCTACTTTTTGCTACGCCTCCTGTAGTTGCACAAGTATCACCAGATGCTCTCTCGTGCGGAAACTTAACTCCCGTAAGCAAATCTGATACGAGTAAGCCTAATATGGTGACCTTTGCATCAAATCTTAGCTACGATACGGGGGACACCACAATTGGGGGGCTTTGGGAAAAATCTGCAGCAGGTAGTCAAGGATATCCGATTAATTACGCGTCCTATATCAATGCCCTTGGTCAACCTCTTCCAGGCTATCCAACTACTATAAGTCAGCTTATTACTCCTGATGCTATTGACTCCATTGTGGTCAATGCAGTTGTGGATGGCATGCCTTACTCACA harbors:
- a CDS encoding HEAT repeat domain-containing protein; the protein is MSLITPDTSLTLEEAVAQLSGPDTSQRYYAAWYLGYLEDRRAVPALIAALEDESDRTELGGYPLRRKAAESLGRIADTRAVAALVAVLACEDYYVREAACWALARIKDRQATQPLLALLREGGNQPYEALIEALGDLGATAAEPLIRPFLHNATGRVRYAAARSLFQLTAESGLIAIILEGLASDDSHIRRGALFDLADTGHLPVAPHIVGADVTTTLKLVALKQLVDVQEDEQEAMAVLPFIDSLL
- a CDS encoding HEAT repeat domain-containing protein, which codes for MKTSIEPLLEQFERLSSPAELLCVVREIAKSGDPAGAGPLIRAIGFNDAAFHDVAVDGLIAVGAPAVEPLLASLDGLDYGARYRALKALVAIGDPRARPAYEHWLKADIIPGVRCICVKGLSRYPDTEPFLLQALQDSVWVVRYYAIQMLVERGLTPQTRSAVEALRTDPERIVRLKLIQVLGASS
- a CDS encoding protein phosphatase 2C domain-containing protein, which produces MYYLALGNPEKLAARLGERYQQVRSGVLPVVRDLSPHQPPPNTDESPASHLPASAQPYQRLNDWRWAVPEVFTFLNGPGEPCLLLSNVPVDDGVPWQNLIEGWREANVLQQLGWLAQIVRLWEPCVAQKVASSLLLPTNIGVQGWQIRLFYLKSDTDGQSVTLSDLVGCWRTLQPLSSVLASLIVAVESGQVGNASDLLEAIESLAILVASGRIAEVTAATDVGRRRKNNEDCFAYEPGGRFAIVCDGMGGHDGGEVASRMATESLEKDLKNLASQGLTPREIRSQLIETLQKANLQIWEVNQQQRRTGTGKMGTTVVACYQDGALLHVAHVGDSRIYLINRKHCQQLTVDHDLTQKEISRAHAASSAAALIPTGGTLTQALGLMPQGTLQPVVQSFVLPEECLVLLCSDGLCDGDLIERHWKSILRPFLDQDLSSAAPKLIELALRELGHDNITFVLLKYVPGAVKEPELPTVELPERPQTIVPKSSEPAEPIPAVAAAAPPEMPVAAPAPKPLSVERPRPKPWLPIAAGSMAAVLAGAVFVLPRLSRTTAPAPGVISAARPTAPATETRSAPPIAAAVKTPVQPPAPKPAPVAKQAPPTSIKPKSEPAPTGSSKPPLPQVAAQAAPLPEPTLKLDEGVTAKAARKAATIVDREIATIDQATVSPDPPKATDGSTTRSSRRKQRRTGEQPENPLQERTVPATGLAGTTAAPVETVPAPPARPTVAAPVPAATPPPPTSSSTP
- the trpB gene encoding tryptophan synthase subunit beta; this translates as MTYVISQTLSTLPDERGRFGRFGGQYVPETLMSALAHLEAAFHQYRQDPAFLSELAAHLRDFVGRPTPLYYAERLSGRYGGAQIYLKREDLNHTGAHKINNALGQALLALHMGKRRIIAETGAGQHGVATATVCARFGLECIVYMGVRDIERQKLNVQRMQLLGAEVRPVAAGSGTLKDATSEAIRDWVTNVETSHYILGSAAGPHPYPMLVREFQAVIGRETRRQCLERFNRLPDVLLACVGGGSNAIGLFHDFVDEPAVRLIGIEAAGEGLASGKHAATLTAGRSGVLHGAMSYVLQDDDGQVLEAHSISAGLDYPGVGPEHSYLKDIGRAEYYAISDEQALEALKLVSATEGIIPALETAHAFAYLETLAPQLAGDCLIVVNCSGRGDKDMGTVARAFGW
- a CDS encoding AI-2E family transporter, which encodes MTRQQWAIVVVGALLLWGAFLVLVPFLDAILWAAILALVSWPVYERLLGSSGKRGVGSSLAMTALVSLAVILPVVLIAASLAQDALVTYRSIQTGGVFSLASLKADDGVFARTLGQIPLVGTSLRQWLAQIDLVQLQEGLKGGAGRLLTFLATAGRTVSSAIVTLALVIFTVFFFYLSGPELLRQLRAALDRLGGPQLVALLEPLATTVRSVVLGLILTGVAQGVLAGIGLWATGIQAALILGVLAALLSILQIPTPLVWFPCVVWLGANGQIWQGVALFAWGALIVGTIDNVLKPVFISQGTGIPFLLVFFGVLGGLLAFGTIGIVLGPAILSLLLVLWRSWIAPTEAIASKES
- a CDS encoding MarR family winged helix-turn-helix transcriptional regulator, with protein sequence MSSAQSLAAAQQKLLPVVRELVRAYQAFVRYSDRQVRTLGLTPPQFDVIATLGNTGGMSMCRLGEKTLITKGTLTGIVDRLESKGLVHRRVAEGNRRSFVVALTPEGEALFEQVFPAHIAHLQVRFERLSEAERLALLAAFEQFRALFADP
- a CDS encoding DUF1003 domain-containing protein, whose product is MNGKRTSPPRQDSESELAEHVSESISTLVALRQEAEQEVSRHQRFAEKLTAFLGRPAFLYSILVIIGLWSAYNFLAAGFHQHPIDPPPFFAMATAINVGALVMATAVLITQNRQGRLAERREQLSLQISLLAEQKAAKAIALLEELRRDIPVVRNRHDPQAEQMQQPTDPQLLKSRLEQSLEEAVRQAEKGETPPGK
- a CDS encoding DNA-processing protein DprA; this translates as MTIQQTASKQIAILGSRHVPLGHQQLIEILSYALALTGNRILTSGATGTNQAVIRGAVRADANALTVILPQSLASQPRESREQLENIIHLVEHPENNHLPLSEASILCNREIIEKAQQLICFAFHDSNVLLEACQFAEDMRKVVTLFYFD
- a CDS encoding murein transglycosylase A gives rise to the protein MRRRAGARTIWATISALYLTSSLPVAAAPLLVPTDATAVDLAGGWHDRWTLIRSIDTSLKYLKSPAAAAVYPREGVSRSRLASSLKHFREILKTAPDAQSFSARVLRDFQLYQVDPKPDSPEVLITGYYAPIYRASLKPTATFRYPLYRKPADLVTSGERGLGQATARGIQPYPTRYEIEKQNLLAGQEIVWLADPLERFLVHVQGSARLQLTDGTTRSIGFAAKTDRPYRSIGKALVEDGKIRPEDLTLQAVKDYFKAHPDELESYLYKNDSYVFFRWTDDGGPYGSLGWPVTAMHSAAMDKRVFPPGALLFIQAELRDGPLRQFVLDQDTGAAIRGRGRLDLFVGTGPEAEYRAGQINSAARLYYLLLKNPAS